From Butyricimonas paravirosa, one genomic window encodes:
- the thiS gene encoding sulfur carrier protein ThiS yields MQVFINDKSFECAPGTTLPEVLEANAIPTGNIAIAVDFNVIPRPDWGKTVLQDGSKIIIIKAVQGG; encoded by the coding sequence ATGCAAGTATTTATAAACGATAAATCCTTCGAATGTGCCCCCGGCACGACACTCCCCGAAGTACTGGAAGCCAACGCCATCCCGACAGGCAACATTGCCATCGCCGTAGACTTCAACGTCATTCCCCGTCCCGACTGGGGAAAAACCGTGCTTCAAGATGGTAGCAAAATTATCATCATCAAGGCAGTACAGGGAGGGTGA
- a CDS encoding peptide chain release factor 3, with product MGFKEEILKRRTFGIISHPDAGKTTLTEKLLLFGGAIHVAGAVKSNKIKKTATSDFMEIERQRGISVATSVMGFEYKDVKINILDTPGHQDFAEDTFRVLTACDSVIIVVDSAKGVETQTRKLMQVCRMRRTPVIVFINKLDRPGQDPFDLLDEIEKELQIQVTPLSWPIGNGDQFKGIYNIHRENLCLYSASVQTIQDGIEINDINSGELDEHIGERPADKLREDLELVREVYPAIDREAYLNGQLAPVFFGSALNNFGIREMLDCFIEIAPSPLPRETDERLVQPDEEKFTGFVFKIHANMDPNHRDRIAFVKVCSGVFRRNTNYLHVGLGKNLKFSTPTAFMASKKSIIDEAYPGDIVGLHDTGNFKIGDTLTEGEKLHFKGIPSFSPELFKYIENADPMKSKQLAKGVDQLMDEGVAQLFTNQFNNRKIIGTVGALQFEVIEYRLLHEYGAACRWENINLYKACWIEALDPKELEDFRLHKAQYMARDKWGRDVFLAESQYMLQMAQVNYKKLVFHFTSEF from the coding sequence ATGGGTTTCAAGGAAGAAATATTAAAACGACGCACGTTCGGTATCATCAGTCACCCCGACGCGGGTAAAACGACCTTAACGGAGAAATTATTGCTTTTCGGTGGCGCCATACACGTGGCAGGAGCCGTGAAGTCGAACAAGATCAAGAAAACGGCCACCTCCGACTTCATGGAGATCGAGCGCCAGAGAGGGATCTCCGTGGCCACCTCCGTCATGGGTTTCGAGTACAAGGACGTGAAGATCAACATTCTTGACACCCCTGGCCACCAGGACTTCGCCGAGGACACGTTCCGCGTGCTGACGGCCTGCGACAGCGTGATCATCGTCGTTGACTCGGCGAAAGGCGTGGAGACGCAGACCCGCAAGCTGATGCAAGTGTGCCGGATGCGCCGGACCCCGGTCATCGTGTTCATCAACAAGCTCGACCGCCCCGGTCAGGACCCGTTCGACCTGCTGGACGAGATCGAGAAAGAGCTGCAAATACAAGTCACCCCGCTAAGCTGGCCTATCGGTAACGGCGACCAGTTCAAGGGTATTTACAACATACACCGCGAGAACCTTTGCCTCTACTCGGCAAGCGTACAGACCATCCAGGATGGCATCGAGATCAACGACATCAACTCCGGCGAACTCGACGAGCATATCGGCGAGCGCCCGGCCGACAAGCTGCGAGAAGACCTCGAACTCGTTCGGGAAGTGTACCCCGCCATCGACCGGGAGGCGTACCTTAACGGGCAACTAGCCCCCGTGTTCTTCGGGTCGGCGCTGAACAACTTCGGTATCCGCGAGATGCTGGATTGTTTCATCGAGATCGCTCCCAGCCCGCTCCCCCGCGAGACGGACGAGCGTCTCGTGCAACCGGACGAGGAGAAATTCACCGGTTTCGTCTTCAAGATTCACGCCAACATGGACCCCAACCACCGCGACCGTATCGCTTTCGTGAAAGTGTGTTCCGGCGTGTTCCGGCGTAACACCAACTACCTGCACGTCGGCCTGGGCAAGAACCTCAAGTTCTCCACCCCCACGGCGTTCATGGCATCCAAAAAATCTATCATCGACGAGGCGTACCCCGGTGACATCGTGGGTCTTCACGACACGGGTAACTTCAAGATCGGTGACACGCTGACGGAAGGCGAGAAACTTCATTTCAAGGGTATTCCCAGTTTCTCCCCGGAACTCTTCAAGTACATCGAGAACGCCGACCCCATGAAATCCAAGCAACTGGCCAAGGGCGTTGACCAGCTCATGGACGAGGGCGTGGCCCAGTTGTTCACGAACCAGTTCAACAACCGCAAGATCATCGGGACCGTCGGCGCGCTCCAGTTCGAGGTCATCGAGTACCGTTTGCTGCACGAGTACGGTGCCGCCTGTCGCTGGGAAAATATCAATCTTTACAAGGCTTGCTGGATCGAGGCTCTCGACCCGAAGGAACTGGAAGATTTCCGTCTCCACAAGGCACAGTACATGGCCCGGGACAAGTGGGGCCGCGACGTCTTCCTCGCCGAATCGCAGTACATGCTGCAAATGGCACAGGTGAACTACAAGAAGCTGGTGTTTCACTTCACGTCGGAATTTTAG
- a CDS encoding HesA/MoeB/ThiF family protein produces the protein MPLTNQEQERYNRHIILHDIRIQGQEKIKETSILVVGAGGLGSPILYYLTAAGIGHIGIMDDDVVSESNLQRQILYDTTHVGIPKVTVAATKLKQLNPFTRITPYFTRLSLDNALEIIPEYDIVMDATDNLHARYLINDACVKLGKPFVYGSICEFSGQVSVFNYQNGPTYRDLFEYNDEIENFSQPLGVIGALPGIVGSLQANEAIKIILEKPGILSGKLLTIDILNNTYLTFAIRKKERGEESLFK, from the coding sequence ATGCCACTGACCAATCAAGAACAAGAACGTTATAATCGACACATTATCCTACACGACATTAGAATTCAAGGACAAGAAAAAATTAAAGAAACGAGCATACTGGTCGTAGGAGCCGGGGGATTAGGCTCACCTATATTATATTACCTCACAGCAGCAGGAATCGGCCATATCGGCATCATGGACGACGATGTTGTTTCGGAATCCAACCTGCAACGCCAAATATTATACGACACGACTCACGTGGGAATTCCGAAAGTCACCGTCGCCGCCACGAAATTAAAACAATTAAATCCATTCACCCGGATTACACCATATTTTACCCGGTTATCACTGGATAACGCACTGGAAATCATTCCCGAATACGATATTGTCATGGACGCGACAGATAATCTCCACGCCCGTTACCTGATTAATGACGCTTGCGTGAAGCTGGGAAAACCGTTCGTTTACGGCAGCATTTGCGAGTTCAGCGGGCAAGTGTCCGTGTTTAATTACCAGAACGGCCCCACTTACCGGGATCTTTTCGAGTACAATGACGAGATCGAGAATTTCTCGCAACCGCTGGGTGTCATCGGGGCATTACCGGGAATTGTCGGTTCCCTTCAAGCGAACGAGGCAATTAAAATCATACTAGAGAAACCCGGCATACTTTCCGGGAAATTACTGACTATTGATATATTGAATAACACGTACCTTACTTTTGCCATCCGGAAGAAGGAACGAGGGGAGGAATCCCTGTTTAAATAA
- a CDS encoding thiamine phosphate synthase: MIVIITPPHTLPDEEHIVNRLFESGLHLLHLRKPGADRDTLEHYIRGIRPHFRERVVLHDHFELAEEYGLRGIHLKYNEARTFTGRDRLAHVSVSCHSFEEIDALPFEPNYVFLSPVFDSISKPGYPSAFAPEYLKENLQKRRVPVIALGGITAEKVAECRKMGFRGVALLGHVWEQPSEAVARFTNILPDEVLSIAGFDQSSGAGVTADIKTFESCRVYGLGTSSSITFQNQNTYLGTKWLTPDEIIRQCEVLFREFSPAYVKIGLIESFDTLEQVVNYLRTALPKVRIIWDPILKASAGFQFHDGENLIQLQDILREIYLITPNTDELKTLFGNHPDVESLQALARSQNLNILWKGGHNDGALASDRLVTPDKVYTFSVTRARHGKHGTGCVLSSAIASYLTLGYPLPDACRLGQHYVAGFIRSNDTNLGMHNRVESTAPEVDLYRIPLQYITDHKEGVSIPEQVEAVCKGGCRWVQLRMKEADREEFIRVGRTVKEICKRHGALFLVNDNVDIALELDADGVHLGKEDMDPLEARRILGYSKIIGGTCNTFEDVVTRFRQQVDYIGLGPFTYTSTKKRLSPVLGLEGYQKIMEACQEEGIYLPVHAIGGIREDDIQPILSTGVTGIALSSLLKNSEDITGKTREMVEQLKIKELPPPFGVLPL, translated from the coding sequence ATGATCGTAATCATCACCCCTCCCCACACCCTGCCTGACGAAGAGCATATCGTGAACAGACTCTTTGAAAGCGGATTGCACTTGCTGCACCTGCGGAAGCCGGGAGCAGACCGGGACACGCTGGAACATTACATCCGGGGTATCCGGCCGCATTTCCGGGAACGTGTCGTCCTGCACGACCACTTCGAACTGGCTGAAGAGTACGGGTTAAGAGGGATTCACCTGAAATACAACGAGGCACGGACGTTCACCGGACGGGATCGACTCGCCCACGTGAGCGTGTCGTGTCACTCCTTCGAGGAAATCGACGCCTTGCCTTTCGAGCCGAACTACGTCTTTCTCAGCCCGGTATTTGACAGCATTTCCAAACCCGGATACCCGTCGGCCTTCGCCCCGGAATACCTGAAGGAAAACTTGCAAAAGAGACGCGTACCCGTGATCGCCTTGGGAGGTATCACCGCAGAAAAAGTCGCGGAATGCCGGAAAATGGGATTCCGCGGGGTCGCCTTGCTGGGACACGTGTGGGAACAGCCGTCGGAGGCCGTTGCCCGTTTCACCAATATCTTGCCCGACGAGGTGCTAAGTATTGCCGGATTCGACCAAAGTTCCGGGGCCGGGGTGACAGCTGACATCAAGACATTCGAAAGTTGCCGGGTATATGGACTTGGAACGAGCAGTTCCATCACCTTCCAGAATCAAAACACGTACCTCGGGACGAAGTGGCTCACGCCGGACGAGATCATCCGGCAATGCGAAGTCCTGTTCCGGGAGTTCAGCCCCGCTTACGTCAAGATCGGGTTGATCGAAAGTTTCGACACGCTGGAACAAGTGGTGAACTATCTCCGGACGGCTCTCCCCAAGGTAAGGATTATCTGGGACCCGATACTGAAAGCCAGCGCCGGGTTCCAGTTCCATGACGGGGAGAATTTAATACAGTTGCAGGATATACTTCGAGAGATATACCTGATTACCCCGAACACGGACGAGCTGAAAACACTTTTCGGGAATCACCCGGACGTGGAAAGCTTGCAAGCGCTAGCTCGCAGCCAGAACCTCAATATCCTCTGGAAAGGCGGTCATAACGACGGGGCGCTGGCCTCCGATCGACTGGTCACCCCGGACAAGGTGTACACCTTCTCGGTGACACGGGCAAGGCACGGGAAACACGGGACGGGATGCGTTCTCTCCTCGGCCATCGCCTCGTATCTCACGCTCGGCTACCCCCTCCCCGACGCTTGTCGGCTGGGGCAGCACTACGTGGCAGGATTTATCCGCTCCAACGACACGAACCTGGGGATGCATAACCGCGTGGAAAGTACCGCCCCGGAAGTTGACTTGTACCGGATTCCTTTGCAATACATCACCGACCACAAGGAGGGAGTTTCTATTCCCGAACAGGTGGAGGCCGTGTGCAAGGGAGGATGTCGATGGGTGCAACTACGGATGAAAGAGGCTGACAGGGAAGAATTTATCCGTGTCGGACGCACCGTGAAAGAGATTTGTAAACGTCACGGGGCCCTGTTCCTTGTCAATGACAACGTGGACATCGCCCTTGAACTGGATGCCGACGGGGTACACTTGGGAAAAGAGGACATGGATCCCCTCGAAGCACGCCGGATTCTCGGTTACTCGAAGATTATCGGGGGAACGTGCAACACGTTTGAAGACGTGGTGACCCGTTTTCGTCAACAGGTAGACTACATCGGTCTGGGACCATTCACGTACACCTCGACGAAAAAGCGTCTCAGCCCGGTCCTCGGTCTCGAAGGCTACCAAAAGATCATGGAGGCCTGCCAGGAAGAGGGTATCTATCTCCCCGTCCACGCCATCGGAGGTATCCGGGAGGACGACATTCAACCGATATTAAGCACGGGAGTAACGGGCATCGCCCTCTCTTCCCTGCTTAAAAACAGTGAGGATATAACGGGGAAAACGAGAGAAATGGTGGAACAATTGAAAATAAAAGAACTCCCTCCCCCCTTCGGGGTACTCCCTCTATAA
- a CDS encoding recombinase family protein, whose product MVVAYLRVSTNKQHLENQQEEIKKFAAHRGLDIDKWYHDVVSGKVHSNDRKLGDLLESLQEGDCLIVTEVSRLSRTLIDIMNIINTCIQRKIVLHSTKEGYTFENNLNSKILGFAFGLVAEIERNLISIRTREALAVRKAEGKKLGRPYGSCPQLNVLIQNKEKIIELMDNSVPYKKIAKKYKVSICTVNRFVKQHINESK is encoded by the coding sequence ATGGTAGTTGCATATTTGCGAGTCAGCACAAACAAACAACATTTGGAAAACCAGCAGGAGGAGATCAAGAAATTTGCAGCCCACCGGGGACTTGATATTGACAAGTGGTATCATGACGTTGTCAGTGGAAAAGTACATAGTAATGACCGAAAACTAGGCGATCTTCTGGAATCTTTGCAGGAAGGTGATTGCCTTATCGTCACGGAAGTTTCGCGATTGAGCAGGACATTGATTGACATCATGAATATCATCAATACCTGTATTCAACGTAAAATTGTTCTTCATAGCACGAAAGAAGGGTACACTTTCGAGAATAACCTGAACAGTAAAATCCTGGGATTCGCATTCGGGCTAGTCGCGGAAATCGAACGTAATCTTATATCCATCCGGACAAGAGAGGCTCTCGCGGTAAGAAAGGCCGAGGGAAAAAAACTGGGGCGCCCGTATGGCAGTTGTCCGCAGTTGAACGTGTTGATACAAAACAAGGAGAAGATTATCGAACTCATGGATAACAGCGTACCTTACAAGAAAATAGCCAAGAAATACAAAGTATCCATCTGCACCGTCAACCGATTTGTCAAACAACACATTAACGAAAGCAAGTAA
- a CDS encoding MGMT family protein, which yields MDETLREFFNDVYEITRQIPRGKVLTYGRIAALAGRPQHARWVGRAMAQSPDDKTLPCHRVVNSAGQTAPGWTEQRTLLENEGVTFRPNGHVDMKKHLWEILSADEVTS from the coding sequence ATGGACGAAACATTACGGGAATTTTTCAACGACGTGTACGAGATCACCCGGCAGATCCCGCGGGGAAAAGTACTCACCTATGGCAGGATCGCCGCACTGGCGGGACGACCGCAACACGCCCGGTGGGTAGGCCGGGCAATGGCACAATCCCCGGACGACAAGACACTCCCCTGCCACCGTGTCGTGAACAGTGCCGGACAGACCGCACCGGGATGGACCGAACAACGGACGCTACTCGAAAACGAAGGGGTCACCTTCCGTCCCAACGGCCACGTGGATATGAAAAAACATTTGTGGGAAATCCTATCAGCCGATGAAGTCACAAGCTAA
- the thiC gene encoding phosphomethylpyrimidine synthase ThiC, producing the protein MSQEFTISSGPLPGSEKIYVKGEMFDIEVPMRRINLTPTVDTDGTKIENEPVVVYDTSGPYTDPNYTVDLHKGLPKIREQWIADRNDTVKLEGLSSEYGRARQNDRSLDALRFEHVNTTPRVAKPGHRVSQMYYARQGIITPEMEYIAIRENQMVDKIREAYKKEKGEPLGANFPEYITPEFVRQEVAAGRAIIPANINHPESEPMIIGRNFLVKINANIGNSPITSSISEEVEKAVWAFRWGADTIMDLSTGKNIHETREWIIRNSPVPVGTVPLYQALEKVRGKVEDLTWEIYRDTLIEQAEQGVDYFTIHAGLRWHHVPLTLKRLTGIVSRGGAIMAHWCTTHKRESFLYEHFEDICEILAKYDVGVSIGDGLRPGCIADSNDEAQLAELKTLGELARVASKHDVQVIIEGPGHVPMQKIRENMRLEQEWCDEAPFYTLGPLVTDIAPGYDHITSAIGGAMIGWFGTSMLCYVTQKEHLGLPNRDDVKEGVITFKLAAHAADLAKGHPAAYYRDYAMSKARFEFRWKDQFHLALDSEKALRFHDETLPAEGHKEAHFCSMCGEHFCSMRASEKLRKKINEQEE; encoded by the coding sequence ATGAGCCAAGAATTTACCATTTCAAGCGGCCCGCTACCCGGGTCGGAAAAGATTTACGTGAAGGGTGAGATGTTCGACATCGAGGTGCCGATGCGCCGGATTAACCTCACGCCCACGGTTGACACGGACGGGACGAAGATCGAAAACGAGCCTGTCGTGGTTTACGATACATCGGGACCCTACACGGACCCGAACTACACGGTGGACTTGCACAAGGGACTGCCCAAGATCCGGGAACAATGGATTGCCGACCGGAATGACACCGTGAAACTGGAAGGACTGAGTTCCGAGTACGGCCGGGCGCGCCAAAATGATCGCTCGCTCGATGCCTTGCGTTTCGAACACGTGAACACCACGCCGAGAGTGGCGAAACCGGGACACCGCGTGTCGCAGATGTACTACGCCCGTCAGGGAATCATCACCCCGGAAATGGAATACATCGCCATCCGCGAGAACCAGATGGTCGACAAGATCCGGGAGGCCTACAAGAAAGAGAAAGGCGAGCCGCTGGGCGCGAACTTCCCGGAATATATCACCCCGGAATTCGTGCGTCAGGAAGTGGCCGCCGGGCGGGCCATCATCCCCGCGAATATCAACCACCCGGAGAGCGAGCCGATGATCATCGGGCGCAACTTCCTCGTGAAGATCAACGCCAACATCGGGAACTCCCCCATCACCTCGTCTATTTCCGAGGAAGTGGAAAAAGCCGTGTGGGCTTTCCGCTGGGGAGCCGACACGATCATGGACCTGTCAACCGGGAAAAACATCCACGAGACACGTGAGTGGATCATCCGTAACTCGCCCGTACCCGTGGGAACCGTGCCATTGTACCAAGCTCTGGAAAAGGTGCGGGGCAAGGTGGAAGACCTCACGTGGGAGATTTACCGCGACACGCTCATCGAACAAGCCGAGCAAGGCGTGGACTACTTCACGATCCATGCCGGGTTGCGCTGGCACCACGTGCCGCTGACACTGAAACGCCTCACGGGAATCGTGTCCCGCGGGGGAGCCATCATGGCACACTGGTGTACGACCCACAAACGGGAAAGTTTCTTGTACGAGCATTTCGAGGACATCTGCGAGATTCTCGCCAAATATGACGTCGGAGTATCCATCGGTGACGGGTTGCGTCCCGGTTGCATCGCCGACTCGAACGACGAGGCACAGCTTGCCGAGTTGAAAACGCTGGGAGAACTGGCCCGGGTGGCTTCCAAGCATGACGTGCAAGTGATTATCGAGGGACCGGGACACGTGCCGATGCAGAAGATCCGGGAAAATATGCGACTGGAACAGGAATGGTGTGACGAGGCCCCGTTCTACACCCTCGGACCGCTCGTGACGGACATCGCTCCCGGCTACGACCACATCACCTCCGCCATCGGTGGTGCCATGATCGGCTGGTTCGGGACATCCATGCTCTGCTACGTGACCCAGAAGGAACACCTCGGACTGCCAAACCGGGACGACGTGAAAGAAGGCGTGATTACCTTCAAACTCGCCGCCCACGCCGCCGACCTTGCCAAAGGCCACCCCGCCGCCTACTACCGGGATTACGCCATGAGCAAGGCCCGTTTCGAGTTCCGATGGAAAGACCAGTTCCATCTCGCACTGGATTCTGAAAAAGCCTTGCGTTTCCACGACGAGACGTTACCCGCCGAGGGACACAAAGAGGCTCATTTCTGCTCCATGTGCGGGGAACATTTCTGCTCCATGCGTGCCAGCGAGAAGTTGAGGAAAAAGATAAATGAACAGGAAGAATAA
- a CDS encoding glucose-6-phosphate isomerase, with protein MDRIKLDYSKVLSFVGEEEITVQREKATKALKDLEDGTCKGSDFLGWLDLPVHITDDELNRISACANKLREQTDVVVIVGIGGSYLGAKAVIEAMSGSFDAYSGTKVVFAGNNVSEDYLYELQAFLKDKKFGICVISKSGTTTEPAVAFRLLKDQLIEQEGVAVARERIVAITDEKKGALRTMSDREGYETFVIPDNVGGRYSVLTPVGLLPVAIAGFDVRALVKGAVDMRAYSKGNGAELSATYAAVRNALYEKGYVIEITVNFNPKLHYVAEWWKQLYGESEGKENKGIFPASVDFTTDLHSMGQYIQEGRRNLFETVLSIDKTKYSLQVPCDAHDLDKLNYLAGKCVDEVNKMAELGTQLAHVDGGVPNIRVIIPELTEYYLGQLFYFYELACGISGGILGVNTFDQPGVEAYKNNMFMLLGKPGYEKK; from the coding sequence ATGGATCGCATAAAACTTGACTACTCGAAGGTGTTATCGTTTGTAGGGGAAGAAGAGATCACCGTGCAACGAGAAAAAGCAACAAAAGCTCTAAAGGACTTGGAAGATGGAACTTGTAAAGGGAGTGACTTTTTGGGTTGGCTCGATCTGCCCGTCCACATCACGGATGATGAATTGAATCGTATTTCCGCTTGTGCCAATAAGTTAAGGGAGCAAACCGATGTTGTTGTCATCGTGGGCATCGGGGGGTCTTACCTAGGAGCCAAAGCGGTGATCGAAGCCATGTCCGGTAGTTTTGATGCTTATTCCGGTACGAAAGTTGTTTTCGCAGGAAATAACGTGAGCGAGGACTATCTATACGAGTTACAGGCGTTCCTCAAAGATAAGAAATTCGGTATATGCGTGATTTCCAAATCGGGAACCACGACCGAACCTGCCGTGGCTTTCCGTTTACTGAAGGATCAATTGATCGAGCAAGAGGGAGTTGCCGTGGCAAGGGAGAGAATCGTGGCCATTACCGACGAGAAAAAGGGTGCCTTGCGAACGATGTCGGACCGGGAAGGGTACGAGACTTTTGTTATCCCGGACAATGTTGGGGGACGCTATTCCGTGCTGACCCCCGTGGGATTGCTCCCCGTGGCTATTGCAGGGTTTGACGTCCGGGCTTTAGTCAAAGGGGCCGTGGATATGCGGGCGTACAGCAAAGGTAACGGGGCAGAGCTTTCCGCCACATACGCTGCTGTTCGGAACGCCCTCTACGAGAAGGGGTACGTGATCGAGATCACGGTGAACTTCAACCCGAAACTGCATTACGTTGCCGAATGGTGGAAGCAGCTTTACGGGGAAAGTGAGGGAAAGGAGAATAAGGGTATATTCCCCGCCAGCGTTGACTTCACGACAGATTTGCACTCCATGGGACAGTATATACAGGAAGGACGTCGCAATCTGTTTGAGACGGTTCTTTCCATCGATAAAACGAAATACAGCTTGCAAGTGCCTTGCGATGCCCATGACCTTGATAAACTGAATTATCTGGCTGGTAAATGCGTTGATGAGGTAAACAAGATGGCCGAACTGGGAACCCAACTGGCCCACGTGGATGGTGGGGTACCGAATATCCGGGTTATTATTCCGGAACTGACGGAGTATTACTTGGGTCAGTTATTCTATTTCTACGAACTGGCTTGCGGCATCTCCGGTGGTATCCTCGGGGTGAACACTTTCGACCAGCCGGGCGTGGAGGCCTACAAGAACAATATGTTCATGTTGCTGGGTAAGCCGGGGTACGAGAAGAAATAA
- a CDS encoding thiazole synthase: MALKIADKEFTSRLFTGTGKFASNQLMEDAILASESQLVTVALKRVNMDGKNDDILAHLKAPHITLLPNTSGVRTAKEAVFAAQLAREALGTNWLKLEIHPDPKYLLPDPIETLKATEELAKLGFVVLPYIQADPVLCKHLENAGAATVMPLGAPIGTNKGLVTRDLLEIIIEQSNVPVIVDAGIGAPSHAAAAMEMGAAAVLVNTAIAVSPNPVEMGRAFKLAVEAGRMAFEAKLAKQYRHAQASSPLTAFLD, translated from the coding sequence ATGGCTTTAAAAATAGCAGACAAAGAATTTACCTCACGCTTATTTACCGGAACCGGTAAATTCGCGTCAAATCAACTGATGGAAGATGCCATTCTGGCATCCGAATCACAACTCGTAACCGTCGCGCTGAAACGCGTGAACATGGACGGTAAGAACGATGATATTCTGGCTCACCTGAAAGCACCTCATATCACCTTGTTACCCAATACTTCCGGCGTGAGAACCGCCAAAGAGGCCGTGTTCGCCGCACAACTGGCGAGAGAGGCTCTCGGCACGAACTGGCTGAAACTGGAAATACATCCCGATCCCAAGTACCTGTTGCCGGACCCGATCGAAACCCTGAAAGCGACCGAGGAATTGGCTAAACTGGGTTTCGTGGTATTACCCTACATTCAAGCCGACCCGGTACTTTGCAAACACCTTGAAAATGCCGGAGCCGCCACCGTGATGCCGCTAGGCGCACCGATCGGCACGAACAAGGGACTGGTGACTCGCGACCTGCTGGAGATCATCATTGAACAGAGTAACGTCCCGGTAATCGTGGATGCCGGAATCGGGGCCCCCTCCCACGCCGCCGCTGCCATGGAAATGGGTGCTGCCGCAGTGCTGGTGAATACCGCTATTGCCGTATCGCCTAATCCGGTAGAAATGGGACGGGCATTTAAACTGGCCGTGGAGGCCGGACGCATGGCATTCGAGGCAAAACTTGCCAAACAATACCGCCACGCACAGGCCAGCTCCCCGTTAACGGCATTTTTGGATTAA
- the thiH gene encoding 2-iminoacetate synthase ThiH — protein sequence MTSFYDTLKTYDWDDVKQNIMDKSKNDAIAAINNPHRTLDDFMALISPAATPLLEDMAVEANRLTLERFGNTIQLYIPLYVSNYCTNFCVYCGFNHDNDIHRKMLTLEEVQAETDVITGWGFKHLLLVSGEAPAVTTVDYYEKVIRAVRDKFSQIALEVQPLDTDDYAQLHEAGLSFVCVYQETYNEQQYPKYHPKGRKANYRYRLETPDRVCTAGVQKMGIGALLGLEDWRTDSFFTALHLKYLERTYWRSKYSISLPRLRPHAGAFMPKDPINDKQMVQLICAYRLLDQQAEISVSTRESREFRDHVMHLGATSMSAGSSTEPGGYVVPHKELEQFAINDNRTPQEMVEAIKAQGYEPVWKDWDAWM from the coding sequence ATGACTTCATTTTACGATACCTTGAAAACCTACGACTGGGACGATGTGAAACAGAACATCATGGATAAGTCGAAAAACGATGCTATCGCGGCAATCAATAACCCGCATCGCACGTTAGATGATTTTATGGCGTTGATCTCCCCGGCGGCAACACCGTTACTGGAGGACATGGCCGTGGAGGCTAACCGTCTGACTCTGGAAAGATTCGGGAACACGATCCAGTTGTACATTCCCTTGTACGTTTCCAATTACTGCACGAATTTCTGCGTGTACTGCGGTTTCAACCACGATAACGATATTCACCGGAAAATGCTTACTCTCGAAGAGGTACAGGCTGAAACCGATGTCATTACCGGATGGGGATTCAAGCATTTGCTGCTCGTGTCGGGCGAGGCGCCTGCCGTGACCACGGTGGACTACTACGAGAAAGTGATCCGTGCGGTACGGGACAAGTTCTCGCAGATCGCCCTTGAAGTGCAACCTCTCGACACGGACGACTACGCCCAGTTACACGAGGCCGGGTTGAGCTTCGTGTGCGTGTACCAAGAAACGTATAACGAACAACAATATCCCAAGTACCACCCCAAGGGACGGAAGGCAAATTACCGCTACCGTTTGGAAACTCCCGACAGGGTATGCACGGCCGGGGTTCAGAAAATGGGTATCGGGGCATTGCTCGGTCTGGAAGACTGGCGCACCGACTCGTTCTTCACGGCCCTGCACTTGAAATACCTGGAAAGAACCTACTGGCGTTCCAAGTACTCGATCTCTCTTCCCCGCCTGCGGCCACACGCCGGAGCCTTCATGCCGAAAGACCCGATCAACGACAAGCAGATGGTGCAACTGATATGCGCCTACCGTTTGCTCGACCAGCAGGCCGAAATCTCCGTATCCACGCGAGAAAGTCGGGAGTTCCGGGATCACGTGATGCACTTGGGAGCCACGTCCATGAGTGCCGGGTCAAGCACGGAGCCGGGCGGGTACGTCGTTCCCCACAAGGAACTGGAACAATTTGCCATCAACGATAACCGTACCCCGCAAGAAATGGTCGAGGCCATCAAAGCACAAGGTTATGAACCCGTGTGGAAAGATTGGGACGCTTGGATGTAG